A window from Candidatus Rokuibacteriota bacterium encodes these proteins:
- a CDS encoding pyridoxal phosphate-dependent aminotransferase: MTSKRSQVIEPFLAVEVFQRAQELEREGKDIIHLEFGEPDFDTPPVIREAAEKALKDGRTRYAHSLGLVPLREAIAEHYRARYGVTVSPEQVLVTAGTSPAMLLLFSSLLDPGDQVLLTDPRYAVYPNLVRYPGGECVEAPTWEEDGFQCRPAEFASRLSSRTRAVLINSPANPTGSVMTAETLKAVAGLGPWIVSDEIYHGLTYEGAEHTILEYTDHAFVLNGFSKAYAMTGWRLGYVIAPREFMRALQTAHGNFFISTNEFVQWAALAALTEAGEDTARFRTIFDQRRQAMVAGLRRIGLGVAVPPTGAFYVLANAKRFGADSKTLAFDILEHAHVGVTPGVDFGSRAEGFLRFSYSNSLGRIEEAVERIGRYLRERRP, encoded by the coding sequence GTGACGTCGAAGCGCTCACAGGTCATCGAGCCCTTTCTTGCTGTCGAGGTCTTCCAGCGTGCGCAGGAGCTCGAGCGCGAGGGCAAGGACATCATCCATCTCGAGTTCGGCGAGCCCGACTTCGACACCCCGCCGGTGATCCGCGAAGCGGCCGAGAAGGCGCTCAAGGACGGCCGGACGCGCTACGCGCACAGCCTGGGACTCGTCCCGCTGCGGGAGGCGATCGCGGAGCACTACCGCGCGCGCTACGGCGTCACGGTCTCGCCGGAGCAGGTGCTCGTGACCGCCGGGACCTCGCCCGCCATGCTGCTGCTCTTCTCGAGCTTGCTCGACCCGGGCGACCAGGTGCTGCTCACCGACCCGCGATACGCCGTCTACCCGAACCTGGTCCGCTATCCGGGCGGCGAGTGCGTCGAGGCGCCGACCTGGGAGGAGGACGGCTTCCAGTGCCGGCCCGCAGAGTTCGCGTCCCGCCTGTCGTCCCGGACGCGGGCCGTCCTCATCAACTCGCCCGCCAACCCCACCGGCTCGGTGATGACCGCCGAGACCCTCAAGGCGGTGGCGGGGCTCGGTCCCTGGATCGTCTCCGACGAGATCTACCATGGCCTGACCTACGAGGGAGCCGAGCACACCATCCTCGAGTACACGGACCATGCCTTCGTGCTCAACGGCTTTTCGAAGGCGTACGCCATGACGGGGTGGCGGCTCGGGTATGTCATCGCGCCGCGCGAGTTCATGCGCGCGCTCCAGACCGCGCACGGCAACTTCTTCATCTCCACCAACGAGTTCGTCCAGTGGGCGGCGCTCGCGGCGCTGACGGAGGCTGGGGAGGACACCGCGCGCTTCCGCACGATCTTCGACCAGCGGCGGCAGGCGATGGTGGCGGGGCTCAGGCGCATCGGGCTCGGTGTCGCGGTGCCGCCGACGGGCGCCTTCTATGTCCTGGCCAATGCCAAGCGCTTCGGAGCGGACTCCAAGACCCTTGCCTTCGACATCCTGGAGCACGCGCACGTAGGGGTAACGCCCGGGGTGGACTTCGGCAGCCGCGCCGAGGGGTTCCTCCGTTTCTCCTACTCCAACTCGCTCGGGCGCATCGAGGAAGCCGTCGAGCGAATCGGGCGGTACCTGCGGGAGCGGCGGCCATGA
- a CDS encoding LLM class F420-dependent oxidoreductase, which produces MHIGVCMFATDYAIRIDELAREAEARGFESLFVPEHTHIPVSRRTPFPSGGPIPKEYSHTFDPFVSLMAAAAATKRIRIGTGICLIIERDTITTAKEVASLDVLSGGRFEFGVGGGWNVEEMENHGTVFASRFKRLGEQVRAMKEIWTKDEAEFHGQHVNFDKVWSWPKPAQKPHPPVLLGGESGHTLQRVVDFCDGWFPRGRAAEVIMPALKDLRARAAKAGRDMKTISTSVFGAKPDEAMLESYAAAGITRAILRLPSEGREGVLPLLDQWAKLIKK; this is translated from the coding sequence ATGCACATCGGCGTCTGCATGTTCGCCACCGACTACGCGATCCGCATCGACGAGCTGGCCCGGGAGGCCGAAGCGCGCGGCTTCGAGTCGCTCTTCGTCCCCGAGCACACTCACATCCCGGTGAGCCGGCGCACCCCCTTCCCGAGCGGCGGCCCGATCCCGAAGGAGTACTCCCACACCTTCGACCCGTTCGTGTCGCTCATGGCCGCCGCGGCGGCGACCAAGCGCATCCGGATCGGCACCGGCATCTGTCTCATCATCGAGCGCGACACGATCACCACGGCCAAGGAGGTCGCGAGCCTCGACGTGCTCTCGGGCGGGCGCTTCGAGTTCGGCGTCGGCGGCGGCTGGAACGTGGAGGAGATGGAGAACCACGGCACGGTCTTCGCGTCCCGATTCAAGCGGCTGGGCGAGCAGGTGCGGGCGATGAAGGAGATCTGGACCAAGGACGAGGCGGAGTTCCACGGCCAGCACGTCAACTTCGACAAGGTCTGGTCCTGGCCAAAGCCCGCGCAGAAGCCGCACCCGCCCGTCCTCCTGGGCGGCGAGAGCGGCCACACGCTCCAGCGCGTGGTGGACTTCTGCGACGGCTGGTTCCCGCGCGGCCGCGCGGCCGAGGTCATCATGCCGGCCCTCAAGGACCTCCGGGCTCGCGCCGCCAAGGCCGGGCGCGACATGAAGACCATCTCGACGTCCGTCTTCGGCGCCAAGCCCGACGAGGCGATGCTCGAGTCCTACGCGGCTGCCGGCATCACGCGGGCCATCCTCAGGCTGCCGTCCGAGGGGCGCGAGGGAGTGCTGCCGCTCCTCGACCAGTGGGCCAAGCTCATCAAGAAGTAG
- the nth gene encoding endonuclease III → MPEPAQAKRARAAKILARLGKAYPDAGIELRFRTPLELLAATILSAQCTDERVNAVTAALFDRYRKAEDFARAHPPTLEREIHSTGFFKAKARSLVGMGRALCERHGGDVPRTVDELTALPGVGRKTANVVLGNAFGIPALAVDTHVTRVSQRLALTRADEPLKIHDDLCALIPKPKWTRATHLLIIHGRRTCGARKPDCPRCPVLAMCPWSGKTRAERG, encoded by the coding sequence GTGCCCGAGCCGGCGCAGGCGAAAAGGGCAAGGGCCGCCAAGATCCTGGCGCGGCTCGGGAAAGCCTATCCCGACGCCGGGATCGAGCTGCGATTCAGGACTCCGCTCGAGCTCCTGGCGGCGACCATTCTCTCGGCGCAGTGCACCGACGAGCGGGTCAATGCCGTGACGGCGGCGCTCTTCGACCGCTATCGCAAGGCGGAGGACTTCGCCCGGGCCCACCCGCCCACGCTCGAGCGGGAGATCCACTCGACGGGCTTCTTCAAGGCCAAGGCGCGCTCGCTCGTCGGGATGGGCCGGGCCCTCTGCGAGCGCCACGGCGGTGACGTGCCGCGAACCGTCGACGAGCTGACGGCGCTGCCGGGTGTAGGCCGGAAGACGGCCAACGTCGTCCTCGGAAACGCCTTCGGCATTCCGGCCCTGGCCGTGGACACCCACGTCACCCGCGTATCACAGCGGCTCGCGCTCACGCGGGCCGACGAGCCTCTGAAGATCCACGACGATCTTTGCGCGCTCATCCCGAAGCCGAAGTGGACCCGGGCGACCCATCTTCTGATCATCCACGGGCGGCGTACCTGTGGCGCGCGCAAGCCCGACTGCCCCCGCTGCCCGGTTCTGGCCATGTGCCCCTGGTCCGGCAAGACGCGGGCAGAGCGTGGTTGA
- a CDS encoding glycosyltransferase family 2 protein → MRAVGEPRWSVIIPAYNEALRLPVYLGEVIAYFDGRDEPYEILVVDDGSRDETAARVLEAQAANASVTLHRLAANHGKGFAVRAGMRAARGELRLMADADGATPIGEVKRLEAAIHAGADVAIGSRALADPSVSRHVRLHRKLSGDVFNFLVRRLGVPEVSDTQCGFKLFRGAAAEALFGELRTEGFGFDVELLLLARRLGYRVTEVAINWADQPGSKVGVLTDGPRMLVQILAARRRLARIGETRR, encoded by the coding sequence GTGCGGGCCGTGGGCGAGCCGCGCTGGTCCGTGATCATCCCCGCCTACAACGAGGCGCTGCGCCTGCCCGTGTACCTCGGCGAGGTCATCGCCTACTTCGACGGGCGTGACGAGCCGTACGAGATCCTGGTGGTGGACGACGGCAGCCGCGACGAGACGGCCGCGCGAGTGCTCGAAGCGCAGGCTGCGAATGCCTCGGTGACGCTCCACCGCCTGGCCGCGAACCACGGCAAGGGCTTCGCCGTCCGGGCGGGCATGCGCGCGGCGCGCGGCGAGCTCCGGCTCATGGCCGATGCCGACGGCGCCACGCCCATCGGCGAGGTCAAGCGCCTCGAGGCGGCGATCCACGCGGGCGCCGATGTCGCCATCGGCTCGCGCGCCCTGGCCGACCCGTCGGTGAGCCGGCACGTGCGGCTGCACCGGAAGCTTTCGGGCGACGTCTTCAACTTCCTGGTGAGACGGCTGGGCGTCCCCGAGGTCAGCGACACGCAGTGCGGCTTCAAGCTCTTCCGGGGCGCCGCCGCCGAGGCGCTGTTCGGGGAGCTGCGGACGGAGGGCTTCGGCTTCGATGTGGAGCTGCTCCTCCTGGCGCGCCGGCTCGGCTATCGGGTGACGGAGGTCGCCATCAACTGGGCCGACCAGCCGGGCTCGAAGGTCGGCGTGCTCACGGACGGCCCGCGGATGCTGGTTCAAATCCTGGCGGCGCGCCGGCGGCTGGCGCGGATCGGGGAGACGCGGCGGTGA
- a CDS encoding HIT family protein: MTAAECVMCARVAAEGPLFIADLGTSRAYLNEDQFFPGWVFVVLKRHAVELYDLEAGERAALIEDVNRVAQALAQVYRPVKMNYELLGNQVPHIHWHLVPRLPDDPEPRWPVWRVSHDSKPLPAGEAARRVALIRVALA; the protein is encoded by the coding sequence ATGACGGCTGCCGAGTGCGTCATGTGCGCGCGTGTCGCCGCCGAAGGCCCGCTCTTCATCGCCGACCTCGGAACGAGCCGCGCCTATCTCAACGAAGACCAGTTCTTCCCCGGCTGGGTCTTCGTCGTGCTCAAGCGCCACGCCGTCGAGCTGTACGACCTCGAGGCCGGCGAGCGGGCGGCGCTCATCGAGGACGTGAACCGCGTGGCGCAGGCGCTGGCGCAGGTCTATCGGCCCGTGAAGATGAACTACGAGCTGCTCGGCAACCAGGTGCCGCACATCCACTGGCACCTGGTGCCGCGCCTTCCGGACGACCCCGAGCCCCGCTGGCCGGTGTGGCGCGTGTCTCACGACTCCAAGCCGCTTCCGGCCGGCGAGGCCGCGCGGCGCGTCGCGCTGATCCGCGTGGCGCTCGCGTAG
- a CDS encoding YceI family protein: MPVRGQSLVSFDAVFPPADFSGFGRDLSGEFEADAADLSQGVSGNLTVQVLGISTGNEGRDKEMWKALAADRHPTMYFVIQTIEAPSFPPGAAEHTDTLLTIQGRLSIAGVERVKRFSGRVRLKQGRLWVRGESRFKMSDFGIKPPQYLLLPVKDEVGVGFDLLLERQP; encoded by the coding sequence ATGCCGGTCCGAGGACAGAGCCTCGTGTCCTTCGACGCGGTCTTCCCGCCGGCCGACTTCAGCGGCTTCGGCCGCGACCTTTCGGGCGAGTTCGAGGCGGACGCCGCCGATCTGAGCCAGGGCGTCAGCGGCAACCTGACCGTGCAAGTGCTCGGCATCAGCACCGGCAACGAGGGGCGCGACAAGGAGATGTGGAAGGCGCTGGCTGCCGACCGCCACCCGACCATGTACTTCGTGATCCAGACCATCGAGGCGCCCTCGTTTCCCCCGGGCGCCGCGGAGCACACCGACACGCTGCTGACCATCCAGGGACGGCTGTCCATCGCGGGGGTCGAGCGCGTGAAGCGCTTCTCGGGACGCGTCCGCCTGAAGCAGGGGCGGCTCTGGGTGCGAGGCGAGAGCCGCTTCAAGATGAGCGACTTCGGCATCAAGCCTCCGCAGTATCTACTCCTTCCGGTCAAGGACGAAGTCGGCGTGGGCTTCGATCTCCTACTCGAGCGTCAACCCTAG
- a CDS encoding NAD-dependent malic enzyme, translated as MAVAPSASYSFTVRLAILNRTGMLGRVTMVIGKAGGDIGAVDLVEMTRDRVFRDITIKARDSEHGQGIIDKLRRLNGVKIANISDRTFLMHLGGKIEVRSKVPIRTRDDLSMAYTPGVARVCLAIKEDPQRAFSLTIKQNTVAIVTDGTAVLGLGDIGPEAAMPVMEGKAMLFKELAGVDAFPICLDTKDPDKIVETVKIIAPAFGGINLEDISAPRCFEVEARLRKELDIPVFHDDQHGTAVVVMAALLNALKIVRKDPKRLKVVVCGVGAAGTAVIKMLQAHGVRHIIGVDEHGTIYRGRTVGMDFMKTWVSEATNPQQVKGKLADAMRGADVFIGLSVPGALSLRDLKRMARDRIVFAMANPVPEIQPEEALRHVRVMATGRSDYPTQSNNGLCFPGLFRGRLDIRARLVNDEMKLAAAHAIASCVAKQELGPEYIIPSVFNKKVAPAVASEVARAAQRTGVARRRARADSPIWS; from the coding sequence ATGGCCGTCGCGCCGAGCGCTTCCTACAGCTTCACGGTCCGCCTGGCGATCCTGAACCGCACCGGCATGCTGGGACGGGTCACGATGGTCATCGGCAAGGCCGGTGGTGACATCGGCGCGGTAGACCTGGTCGAGATGACGCGCGACCGCGTCTTCCGAGACATCACGATCAAGGCGCGGGACAGCGAGCATGGCCAGGGCATCATCGACAAGCTGCGCCGCCTCAATGGCGTCAAGATCGCCAACATCTCGGACCGCACGTTCCTCATGCATCTCGGCGGCAAGATCGAGGTGCGTAGCAAGGTGCCGATCAGGACGCGCGACGACCTTTCCATGGCCTATACGCCGGGCGTGGCCCGCGTGTGCCTGGCGATCAAGGAAGACCCGCAGCGCGCCTTCTCGCTGACCATCAAGCAGAACACCGTCGCCATCGTCACCGACGGCACCGCGGTGCTCGGGCTTGGCGACATCGGCCCCGAGGCGGCCATGCCGGTCATGGAGGGCAAGGCCATGCTCTTCAAGGAGCTGGCCGGGGTGGACGCTTTCCCCATCTGCCTCGACACCAAGGACCCCGACAAGATCGTCGAGACCGTGAAGATCATCGCCCCCGCCTTCGGCGGCATCAACCTCGAGGACATCTCGGCCCCGCGCTGCTTCGAGGTCGAGGCGCGGCTGCGCAAGGAGCTGGACATCCCGGTCTTCCACGACGACCAGCACGGCACGGCCGTCGTCGTCATGGCGGCGCTCCTGAACGCGCTCAAGATCGTCCGCAAGGACCCGAAGCGTCTCAAGGTCGTCGTCTGCGGCGTGGGCGCGGCCGGCACGGCCGTGATCAAGATGCTCCAGGCGCACGGTGTCAGGCACATCATCGGGGTGGACGAGCACGGGACGATCTACCGCGGGCGCACTGTGGGCATGGACTTCATGAAGACGTGGGTCAGCGAGGCGACCAACCCCCAGCAGGTCAAGGGCAAGCTGGCCGACGCGATGCGGGGCGCGGACGTCTTCATCGGCCTCTCGGTGCCGGGCGCCTTGAGCCTACGCGACCTCAAGCGCATGGCGCGCGACCGCATCGTCTTCGCCATGGCCAACCCGGTGCCCGAGATCCAGCCCGAGGAGGCGCTGCGCCACGTGCGGGTCATGGCCACCGGGCGCAGCGACTACCCGACCCAGAGCAACAACGGGCTCTGCTTCCCCGGCTTGTTCCGCGGGCGCCTCGACATCCGCGCCCGGCTCGTCAACGACGAGATGAAGCTCGCGGCGGCGCATGCCATCGCCTCCTGCGTGGCCAAGCAGGAGCTCGGGCCCGAGTACATCATTCCCAGCGTGTTCAACAAGAAGGTCGCCCCGGCCGTGGCGAGCGAGGTCGCCCGCGCGGCGCAGCGGACCGGCGTCGCCCGCCGCCGCGCGCGCGCCGACTCGCCCATCTGGTCCTGA
- a CDS encoding sigma-70 family RNA polymerase sigma factor → MTFREAGDPESPEAIHSEAALAQPKSRLRKGALPRVEAEPSGVELEDEEKAAAVVLEETPALSEEALRPSAAPAEDPVRLYLKEIGKVHLLTAQQEVSLGRRIEVGQIQLRRALAGIPVATTQMLALVDRIRHAELGLDEVIVLPEGGLPKPDEIKPLLAVFTRIRRLEREIERLQEPLHDKRRGKTTRANYHKWVAQNRAAIQTAVEKLPLKPALVDRLVGDVRRQAKRLAELRTPKDIRALEGEIGLGKKALQAALHEIEGHDRIVRQAKRELMEANLRLVVSVAKRYLGSELTLLDLVQEGNIGLMKAVDRFQYRRGFKFSTYATWWIRQAITRAIADHSRTIRIPVHMVETLNRISRVNRALVNEMGREPTPEELAKRTGVPARKVRLILESSRKPLSLETPIGEDSELGDFLEDKSTESPNDTLISQDLTNQVERALGMLSPKEKTILRLRFGIGEEGEHTLEEVGKRFSVTRERIRQIETKALRKLRHPLRGRALKAFVEN, encoded by the coding sequence ATGACGTTCAGAGAAGCTGGCGATCCAGAATCCCCTGAGGCCATCCATTCGGAGGCCGCTCTCGCTCAGCCAAAGTCCAGGCTGCGGAAGGGCGCCCTACCCAGGGTTGAGGCTGAGCCGTCCGGGGTCGAGCTCGAGGACGAGGAGAAGGCCGCGGCCGTCGTCCTCGAGGAAACCCCTGCCCTGTCCGAGGAAGCGCTGCGACCCAGCGCGGCCCCGGCCGAGGATCCCGTCCGCCTCTACCTCAAGGAAATCGGCAAGGTCCATCTGTTGACGGCCCAGCAGGAAGTCAGCCTCGGCCGCCGGATCGAAGTGGGCCAGATCCAGCTCCGCCGGGCGCTGGCGGGCATTCCCGTGGCGACAACGCAGATGCTGGCCCTGGTGGACCGGATCCGGCACGCCGAGCTCGGGCTGGACGAGGTCATCGTGCTGCCCGAGGGCGGCCTACCCAAGCCCGACGAGATCAAGCCCCTGCTGGCGGTCTTCACGCGCATCCGGCGGCTCGAGCGCGAGATCGAACGGCTGCAGGAGCCGCTCCACGACAAGCGCCGCGGGAAGACCACGCGCGCGAACTACCACAAGTGGGTCGCGCAGAACCGCGCCGCGATCCAGACCGCGGTCGAGAAGCTCCCGCTCAAGCCCGCGCTCGTGGACCGGCTGGTCGGCGACGTCCGCCGCCAGGCGAAGCGCCTCGCCGAGCTCCGGACACCCAAGGACATCCGCGCCCTCGAGGGCGAGATCGGGCTGGGCAAGAAGGCGCTCCAGGCCGCGCTCCACGAGATCGAAGGGCACGACCGCATCGTGCGCCAGGCCAAGCGCGAGCTGATGGAGGCCAACCTGCGGCTGGTCGTCTCGGTCGCCAAGCGCTACCTCGGCAGCGAGCTGACGCTCCTCGACCTGGTCCAGGAAGGCAACATCGGCCTCATGAAGGCGGTGGACCGCTTCCAGTACCGGCGCGGGTTCAAGTTCTCGACCTATGCGACCTGGTGGATTCGCCAGGCCATCACGCGCGCCATCGCCGACCATTCGCGCACCATCCGCATCCCGGTGCACATGGTCGAGACGCTGAACCGCATCTCGCGTGTCAACCGCGCCCTCGTCAACGAGATGGGCCGCGAGCCGACGCCCGAAGAGCTCGCCAAGAGGACCGGCGTGCCCGCGCGGAAGGTCCGCCTGATCCTCGAGTCCTCGCGCAAGCCGCTCTCGCTCGAGACGCCGATCGGCGAGGACTCGGAGCTGGGAGACTTCCTGGAGGACAAGAGCACCGAGTCGCCGAACGACACCCTGATCAGCCAGGACCTGACGAATCAGGTGGAGCGGGCCCTCGGCATGCTCTCACCCAAGGAGAAGACGATCCTGCGCCTGCGCTTCGGCATCGGCGAAGAGGGCGAGCACACGCTGGAGGAAGTCGGCAAGCGCTTCTCGGTCACCCGCGAGCGCATCCGCCAAATCGAGACCAAGGCGCTCCGCAAGCTGCGCCACCCGCTGCGCGGCCGGGCGCTCAAGGCCTTCGTCGAGAACTGA
- a CDS encoding MMPL family transporter codes for MSNVLGRWGWQVYRLRWWLFGLSVLSLVPAIIVLAQGARLEAGTVLATTQSGRAADLMARQLPGQPVSFDLIFSSPTLRATDRAFREEVARALAPLKADAKVARIRTAYDAEPPDPAYLSRDRQSTRAVVELKARSTGQASLEFSSVPPAVYASLRALVRSGTLDVVAAGMVPLNHDFVEVAKQDLERAELVILPVVAVFLLLAFGSVVAALLPLGVGMLAMVGGMAGTTLLARYMSVSAYAPNIVTMIGLGVAIDYSLFIVNRFREEIVRHPVPEALAATLATTGRAILFSGVTVAIGLLGMLVLGLGNIGSLGLAGTIVVALSVVYGLTFLPAALAILGPRVNALSLPFFRPAKLGAGSGFWHRLAALVMAHPWRVFLPVAGFLLLLGLPFLHIRLGAGDVSSLPPWAEARRGAELLRKEFPGEGATPVVVVLRYDDGSPLSPPRVGQAYDLSRWLAGQPGVTGVQSVMDLAPDMSREDYQRMVKVPTALWPEEMQAAVARVVGERIMILAVSTDLPAGSDEARALVHAIRASHPPVDGELLVTGPTAFDLDFMRVVADNAPLAIALVVVATYLALLVLLRSVLLPLKAVVVNLLSISASYGALVWIFQEGHLAQWLHFTPGPIQTATPIIMFCLIFGLSMDYEVLLLSRVREEYERTGDNVLAVGAGLERTGRLITWAGAIMAGVFFAFALADSVIIKAVGIGIGIAVILDATVVRALLVPATMRLMGRWNWWVPAPLARLCRWGSAPAARGCSTGGG; via the coding sequence ATGAGCAATGTTCTCGGACGGTGGGGGTGGCAGGTGTATCGCCTCCGCTGGTGGCTGTTCGGCCTCTCGGTCCTCTCGCTTGTTCCTGCGATCATCGTTCTGGCGCAAGGCGCCAGGCTCGAAGCCGGCACCGTGCTCGCGACCACGCAGTCGGGACGCGCCGCCGACCTGATGGCGCGGCAGCTGCCCGGGCAGCCCGTCTCCTTCGACCTGATATTCAGCAGCCCCACGCTGCGCGCCACCGATCGCGCGTTCCGGGAAGAGGTGGCGCGGGCCCTGGCGCCGCTCAAGGCGGACGCGAAGGTCGCGCGGATCCGCACGGCGTACGATGCGGAGCCGCCGGATCCCGCCTATCTCTCGCGCGATAGGCAAAGCACCCGCGCCGTCGTCGAGCTCAAGGCCCGCTCCACGGGCCAGGCCTCGCTGGAGTTCTCGTCGGTTCCCCCCGCCGTGTACGCTTCGCTCCGCGCGCTGGTGCGGTCGGGCACGCTCGACGTGGTGGCGGCCGGCATGGTCCCGCTCAACCACGACTTCGTCGAGGTGGCGAAGCAGGACCTGGAGCGCGCGGAGCTGGTGATCCTGCCGGTGGTGGCCGTCTTCCTGCTCCTGGCCTTCGGCTCGGTGGTAGCGGCCCTGCTGCCTCTAGGCGTCGGGATGCTCGCCATGGTCGGCGGCATGGCGGGCACGACCCTCTTGGCCCGATACATGTCGGTATCCGCATATGCCCCGAACATCGTCACCATGATCGGGCTCGGCGTCGCCATCGACTATTCGCTCTTCATCGTGAACCGTTTCAGGGAGGAGATCGTGCGCCATCCGGTGCCCGAGGCGCTCGCGGCGACGCTGGCGACCACGGGGCGCGCGATCCTCTTTTCGGGCGTGACGGTGGCCATCGGGCTCCTCGGCATGCTGGTGCTGGGGCTGGGCAATATCGGCTCGCTTGGGCTCGCGGGCACCATTGTCGTGGCGCTGTCGGTCGTCTACGGCTTGACCTTCCTTCCCGCGGCCCTGGCCATCCTGGGCCCGCGGGTCAACGCCCTGTCGCTTCCCTTTTTCCGTCCCGCGAAGCTTGGTGCCGGGTCGGGCTTCTGGCATCGACTGGCGGCTTTGGTCATGGCGCACCCGTGGCGCGTCTTTCTACCGGTCGCTGGTTTCCTCCTTCTGCTGGGGCTGCCGTTCCTTCACATCCGGCTCGGCGCGGGTGACGTATCGTCGCTGCCGCCGTGGGCCGAGGCCCGCCGCGGCGCCGAGCTGCTCCGGAAGGAGTTCCCCGGCGAGGGTGCGACGCCCGTCGTCGTGGTGCTCAGGTACGACGACGGATCACCGCTGTCACCCCCGCGCGTGGGACAGGCCTACGACCTGAGCCGCTGGCTCGCGGGGCAGCCCGGAGTCACCGGCGTGCAGAGTGTGATGGACCTCGCTCCGGACATGAGCCGCGAGGACTACCAGCGGATGGTCAAGGTGCCGACCGCCCTGTGGCCTGAGGAGATGCAAGCCGCCGTGGCGCGGGTCGTCGGCGAGCGCATCATGATTCTCGCGGTATCCACGGACCTGCCGGCCGGCAGTGATGAGGCGCGCGCCCTCGTCCACGCCATCCGCGCCTCACACCCGCCGGTGGACGGCGAGCTGCTCGTGACGGGCCCAACGGCCTTCGACCTGGACTTCATGAGGGTCGTGGCTGACAACGCCCCGCTCGCCATCGCCCTCGTCGTCGTCGCGACCTACCTGGCGCTGCTGGTGCTGCTTCGGTCCGTGCTGCTGCCCCTCAAGGCCGTCGTCGTGAACCTCTTGTCCATCAGCGCCTCGTACGGGGCCCTCGTCTGGATCTTCCAGGAGGGCCACTTGGCCCAGTGGCTCCACTTCACTCCTGGGCCGATCCAGACCGCCACGCCCATCATCATGTTCTGCCTGATCTTCGGCTTGTCGATGGACTACGAGGTCCTCCTGCTCAGCCGCGTGCGGGAAGAGTACGAGCGCACAGGAGACAATGTGCTGGCCGTGGGCGCGGGGCTGGAGCGGACCGGCCGGCTGATCACGTGGGCCGGGGCCATCATGGCGGGAGTCTTCTTCGCCTTTGCGCTCGCCGACTCGGTGATCATCAAGGCCGTGGGCATCGGGATCGGCATCGCCGTCATCCTGGACGCCACCGTGGTGCGTGCCCTGCTGGTGCCGGCGACGATGCGGCTGATGGGGCGGTGGAACTGGTGGGTGCCGGCGCCGCTCGCGCGCCTGTGCCGGTGGGGGTCAGCGCCCGCCGCCCGCGGGTGCTCCACGGGCGGCGGGTAG